A window of Saccharomyces eubayanus strain FM1318 chromosome XII, whole genome shotgun sequence contains these coding sequences:
- the TOP3 gene encoding DNA topoisomerase 3: MKVLCVAEKNSIAKAVSQILGGGRSTSRDSGYMYVKNYDFMFSGFPFARNGGDCQVTMTSVAGHLTGIDFSHDSHGWGKCAIQELFDAPLNEIMNNNQKKIASNIKREARDADYLMIWTDCDREGEYIGWEIWQEAKRGNRRIEDDQVYRAVFSHLERQHILNAARNPNRLDMKSVNAVGTRIEIDLRAGVTFTRLLTETLRNKLRSQPVTSNDGGRTRSGKNDSQVVSYGTCQFPTLGFVVDRFERIRNFVPEEFWYIQLVVENKDSGGVTTFQWDRGHLFDRLSVLTFYETCIETAGNVAKVVDXRSKPTSKYRPLPLTTVELQKNCARYLRLNAKQSLDAAEKLYQKGFISYPRTETDSFPQAMDLKTLVEKQAQLDQPNAGGKTAWAAYAASLLLPENTSGNRFKPPRSGTHDDKAHPPIHPIVSLGPDANVSPTERRIYEYVARHFLACCSEDARGQSTTLVLDWAGERFTAAGLVVLERNFLDVYPWARWETTKQLPRLELHAPVDIAKAEMKAGATAPPKPMTESELIILMDANGIGTDATIAEHIDKIQVRNYVRSEKAGKETYLQPTTLGVSLVHGFEAIGLEDSFAKPFQRREMEQDLKKICDGHASRAEVVSDIVEKYRKYWLKTNGCKNTLLQVYDRVKTSM; this comes from the coding sequence ATGAAAGTACTATGTGTAGCCGAGAAGAACTCCATAGCGAAGGCGGTTTCACAGATCTTAGGAGGTGGCAGATCTACATCAAGGGATTCTGGCTATATGTATGTGAAGAACTATGATTTCATGTTCAGTGGGTTCCCGTTTGCAAGAAACGGGGGCGACTGTCAAGTGACCATGACTAGTGTTGCGGGCCACCTGACAGGGATCGATTTCAGCCATGATTCGCACGGGTGGGGGAAATGCGCAATCCAAGAGTTATTCGATGCGCCACTGAACGAGATCATGAATAACAACCAGAAGAAGATCGCAAGCAACATCAAGCGAGAAGCCAGGGACGCAGACTACTTGATGATATGGACGGATTGCGACCGTGAAGGGGAGTACATCGGCTGGGAGATATGGCAAGAGGCCAAGAGAGGCAATAGGCGCATAGAAGACGACCAGGTATACCGGGCGGTTTTCTCGCATCTGGAAAGACAACACATACTGAACGCAGCAAGAAACCCAAATAGGTTGGACATGAAGAGTGTGAATGCCGTGGGGACGCGGATCGAGATCGATCTTCGAGCAGGTGTTACGTTTACCAGGCTGTTGACAGAAACGCTGCGGAATAAACTAAGAAGCCAACCCGTCACAAGCAATGATGGCGGTAGAACCCGCAGTGGCAAGAACGACTCACAGGTCGTGTCGTATGGTACGTGCCAGTTTCCGACGCTGGGATTTGTCGTCGACAGGTTCGAGAGAATACGGAATTTCGTACCGGAGGAGTTCTGGTACATCCAGCTGGTGGTAGAAAACAAGGACAGCGGCGGGGTGACGACCTTCCAGTGGGACAGAGGCCACCTATTCGACCGACTAAGCGTGCTGACGTTCTACGAGACATGCATCGAGACCGCTGGTAACGTGGCAAAAGTGGTCGACTTKCGGTCTAAGCCCACATCGAAGTACAGACCGCTGCCCTTGACCACCGTGGAGTTGCAGAAAAACTGTGCCCGGTATCTGCGACTCAATGCCAAACAGTCGCTGGACGCGGCGGAAAAGCTGTACCAAAAAGGGTTCATATCGTATCCCAGAACGGAAACCGATAGCTTCCCGCAGGCAATGGACCTGAAGACCCTGGTGGAGAAGCAGGCGCAACTAGATCAGCCCAACGCGGGCGGCAAAACCGCATGGGCAGCATATGCGGCATCGCTGCTTTTGCCTGAAAACACTAGCGGCAACCGTTTCAAGCCTCCACGAAGTGGCACCCATGACGACAAGGCGCATCCTCCAATCCACCCCATCGTCAGTCTGGGACCAGACGCTAACGTGTCCCCCACcgaaagaagaatatacGAGTATGTCGCAAGACACTTCCTGGCATGCTGCTCAGAGGACGCCAGGGGCCAGTCCACAACCCTGGTGCTGGACTGGGCCGGCGAGCGGTTCACCGCCGCCGGCCTCGTGGTCCTCGAGAGGAACTTCCTCGACGTCTACCCATGGGCACGCTGGGAAACCACCAAGCAACTGCCGCGCCTGGAACTGCACGCGCCTGTGGACATCGCGAAGGCCGAGATGAAGGCAGGCGCCACGGCTCCACCCAAGCCCATGACCGAAAGTGAGCTCATCATCCTCATGGACGCCAACGGCATCGGCACAGATGCCACCATCGCAGAGCACATCGACAAGATTCAGGTACGTAACTACGTCCGCAGCGAGAAGGCAGGCAAGGAAACCTACCTGCAGCCCACCACCCTAGGCGTTTCCCTCGTGCACGGCTTCGAGGCCATCGGCCTCGAAGACTCCTTCGCAAAGCCCTTCCAGCGCCGTGAGATGGAGCAAgacctgaaaaaaatctgcGATGGGCACGCCTCCAGGGCAGAAGTCGTATCTGACATAGTCGAAAAGTACAGGAAGTACTGGCTCAAGACGAATGGCTGTAAGAATACCCTGCTGCAAGTTTATGACCGCGTTAAGACATCCATGTAG